The bacterium genome contains the following window.
TTACCCAATAGAATACTGCACAAGAAATAAGGAAGGACATAAAAATAGCCCCAATGGAGACATAAGAACTTAAATCCTTATTCTTCCGTGTCCAAAATACGATTATCGGCACGGCTAATAATGGTAAAGTTGGCACCCACCAGGTATAAGAAAGCATAATATTCACTCCTTTTGTTTATTTTCTTCTCTTTTCAATATAGAAGTTAATAATCTCTCAATCAAAGGGCAATTAGTTTTATACATATTTATTACCTGCCATTTAAGATTGAGATAACGGTGAACTAACCGATTTCTGGCAATAGCTAATTGAGCCATATTTTGTTGTTCTTCATCTGTCAAACCAAATAAGTTAGCACACTTTTGCATTACCTCAGCATAATTTTCTACGGCAATACCTTCTTGTGTCAGGAGACTTCCACTTATTTCAATAA
Protein-coding sequences here:
- a CDS encoding HepT-like ribonuclease domain-containing protein gives rise to the protein MAKFEYAKGRIIESLQFISDEMKEFDTKYADKTWEEYEKDRELQKIMERTVENILTALIEISGSLLTQEGIAVENYAEVMQKCANLFGLTDEEQQNMAQLAIARNRLVHRYLNLKWQVINMYKTNCPLIERLLTSILKREENKQKE